The Dendropsophus ebraccatus isolate aDenEbr1 chromosome 3, aDenEbr1.pat, whole genome shotgun sequence genome includes a region encoding these proteins:
- the LOC138786855 gene encoding oocyte zinc finger protein XlCOF6-like: MEEWEYVEGHKDQYKDVMLEDQQPLPSADDSTRSSGGHQISSEDHITQDTYEEPSTIPDTPSAPHSKDLSSHPVIQVTSSAPSQQADIYREDGEHQRENTKKPQFSYLQHEQCFTHKKYLTGEKAFSCSECGKRFIKKSNLVRHQGIHTGEKPFSCSECGKCFTQKSSLLYHTYIHTEEKPFSCSDCGRCFNDKTNLLRHQIIHTEKKPFSCSECGKCFAYKSNLVDHQKIHTGEKAFSCSECGKCFTKKSNLLRHQIIHTGEKPFSCSECGKCFSKKSNLVDHQRTHTGEKPFSCSECGKCFTQRSVLVTHQSTHTGEKPFSCSECGKCYYRKSELVRHQRTHTGEYKFSCSECGKCFTHKSNYVYHQRTHTGEKPFSCLECGKCFTQKSVLVTHQRTHTGEKPFLCSECGKCFKQKSELVMHRRTHTGEKPFSCLECGKCFKQKSELVMHRRTHTGEKPFSCLECGKCFKQKSELVRHQRTHTREKPFSCWECGKCFTQRSALVMHQRTHTGKKPFSCSICGKGCNQKSELVKHQRTHTGEKPFSCSDCGKCFNSKSNLYRHQKTHEREKSMSGSQ, translated from the exons atggaggagtgggagtatgtagaaggacacaaggatcagtacaaggatgtgatgctggaggatcagcagcccctcccatcagcag atgattctaccaggagctcagggggacatcagatctcctcagaggatcatatcacacaagatacatatgaggagccgtccactatcccagatacaccctcagcccctcacagcaaagatctctcatctcatcctgttatacaagtcacatcttctgctccatcacagcaagctgacatttacagagaagacggtgaacatcaaagagaaaatacaaaaaaacctcAGTTTTCATATTTACAACATGAACAATGCTTTACTCACAAAAAATATCTTACAGGGGAgaaggcattttcatgttcagaatgtgggaaacgttttattaagaaatcaaatcttgttaggCATCAgggaattcacacaggggagaagccattttcatgttcggaatgtgggaaatgttttactcaaaaatcaagtcttctttaccatacatacattcacacggaggaaaagccattttcatgttcagactgtggaaGATGTTTTAATGACAAAACAAATCTTCTTCGCCATCAAATAATTCACACAGagaagaagccattttcatgttcagaatgtgggaaatgttttgcttataaatcaaatcttgttgaccatcaaaaaattcacacaggggagaaggcattttcatgttcagaatgtgggaaatgttttactaagaaatcaAATCTTCTTCGCCACCAAATaattcacactggggagaagccattttcatgttcagaatgtgggaaatgttttagtaagaaatcaaatcttgttgaccatcagagaactcacacaggggagaagccattttcatgttcggagtgtgggaaatgttttactcagagatCAGTTCTTGTTACGCATCAGAgcactcacacaggggagaagccattttcatgttcggaatgtgggaaatgttattaTCGGAAATCAGAACTTGTTAGGCATCAGAGAACCCACACAGGGGAGTATAAATTTTCATGTtccgaatgtgggaaatgttttactcataaATCAAATTATGTTtaccatcagagaactcacacaggggagaaaccattttcatgtttggagtgtggaaaatgttttactcagaaatcagttcttgttacgcatcagagaactcacacaggggagaagccatttttatgttcggaatgtgggaaatgttttaaacaAAAATCAGAACTTGTTATGCAtaggagaactcacacaggggagaagccattttcatgtttggaatgtgggaaatgttttaaacaAAAATCAGAACTTGTTATGCAcaggagaactcacacaggggagaagccattttcatgtttggaatgtgggaaatgttttaaacaAAAATCAGAACTTGTTAGGCATCAGAGAACCCACAcaagagagaagccattttcatgttgggaatgtgggaaatgttttactcagagatCAGCTCTTGTtatgcatcagagaactcacacagggaagaagccattttcgtgttcGATATGTGGGAAAGGTTGTAATCAGAAATCAGAACTTGTTaagcatcaaagaactcacacaggggagaagccattttcatgttcagattgtgggaaatgttttaattcgAAATCAAATCTTTATAGACATCAAAAAACTCATGAAAGGGAGAAGTCAATGTCTGGCTCACAATGA